TGGCGACCGGAGGTATTGCTTCCAATAATACCGTAAACCCAGGCAAGGAAGAAGTGTATCTGTTTTTGGAGGGTGTTATCGAGGAAGTTGCCGAAATATTTCCCTTTCCATATATCCATATAGGTGGAGATGAGGCTATTAAAACCAATTGGCTTACAGATTCATTCTGCCAAAAGAAAATGAAAGAGCAAGGACTACGAGATGTTGATGAACTACAGAGTTATTTTATCAAAAGAGTAGAAAAGATTGTAAATGGTTTAGGCAAAAGTATGATTGGTTGGGATGAGATATTGGAAGGAGGATTGGCACCCAACGCAACAGTAATGTCTTGGCGTGGTGTAGAAGGAGGGACTGAATCCGCCAATATGGGACATGATGTCATCATGTCCCCAAATTCGAATGCCTATTTTGATCTTTTTCAAGGCGACCCAAAGTTTGAACCGGATGCATATCACAAATTATGGTTAAAAGAGGTATATGATTTTAATCCGGTTTTAGATGAGATAACTTTGGATAAAAGAAAACATATTTTAGGAGGCCACGGTGCTTTATGGACCGAGTTTGTTCCGAATTTAAACCATGCGGAATATATGTTGTTCCCAAGAATGTTGGCCCTTTCGGAGGCGATATGGTCCAAAGAAAAAAGCGATTGGAACGAACTGTTGACCAACATAGATCATGAATTTAGAAGACTGGACACCGATGGAATCAACTATTCAAAAAGCATCTACAACGTTAATATTGTGCCGGAAAAGGGTGCTGCGGATAAAACGATGATTAAATTATTTACACAATCCGGAAGTGAAAATATTAGATACACAATGGATGGAAGCGACCCTACAGCAAGTAGCACGTTATATAAAACGCCTTTTGAAATACCGGAACAGTCTTTTATCTTAAAGGCTGCAGCTTTTGAGGGAGATAAAATACAAAGTAATGTGATTACTGGTGAAAATTTTGTAAATCATTTGGCACGTGGAGCCGTTGCAACGTTGGATTCTAACACACCACAAGCAAGGATTATCGGTAAATTGACAGATGGTGTAGGAGGAAGTAGAACATATATGGACGGGCGATGGTTGCCTGTCGCAAGCGCAAATAAATATGCAGTAATCCAAGTATCTTTGAACAAATCCAAAGTAGTTGAAAAAGTGAGCATGAATTTTCTCCAGGATCCAGCAGAATCCGTTTTTTGGCCGTCTGATGTCGTGATATCGATATCCAAAGACGGAAAGTTTTTTAAAGTATTGCAAAAAAAGAAAATCATCAAAGAACACCAATATACAGGTATCAAAACTGTTCAATTCAACATTGATGACAAAAATATAAAAGCGGTAAAGGTTGTGGCTAAAAATGAAGGGGGTATCCGAGCTGGATTAAAATGGCAGGGAAGAATATATATCGATGAAATCAAACTAGAATAAAAAAGATGAAAACTATGGATAGAAGATCTCTTGTCAAAAGTGTTGGATTGGCGACAGGAAGCGTATTGATAAGTCCTGTCACCTTTGGGCAAAAAGCTAAAAAAAGAGCGAAAAGAAAAAAAGTCTTAGAGTGGCCCATATAACGGATGTACATATCCGCCCAGAACATAACGCACCAAACCGTTTTAAGCAATGTTTAGAAG
The sequence above is a segment of the Muricauda sp. SCSIO 64092 genome. Coding sequences within it:
- a CDS encoding beta-N-acetylhexosaminidase; the protein is MSKNTMFAKGSLVVLFILILSCAKQPRKVYKTKTIGIIPKPTLVEKGVGFFTLNDETIIVFSESDEAKLKAQQLGTLLGIGFSKIRSSASQGTVSNSIILKISEESIKDTEGYTLDVSEEHIRIGAPDGAGLFYGIQTLRQLLPKTYKTSVDIGNRVCKIPTVNIIDSPKFGWRGMMLDVSRHFLPTDSVKRFIDHLARYKFNVFHIHLTDDQGWRFESEKYPKLTEIGAWRVDRSGKRWFDREPQRMEEKPSYGGFYTKEELKDIVAYARSKHIEVLPEIDVPGHSRAIVASYPELGCATVPVHVATGGIASNNTVNPGKEEVYLFLEGVIEEVAEIFPFPYIHIGGDEAIKTNWLTDSFCQKKMKEQGLRDVDELQSYFIKRVEKIVNGLGKSMIGWDEILEGGLAPNATVMSWRGVEGGTESANMGHDVIMSPNSNAYFDLFQGDPKFEPDAYHKLWLKEVYDFNPVLDEITLDKRKHILGGHGALWTEFVPNLNHAEYMLFPRMLALSEAIWSKEKSDWNELLTNIDHEFRRLDTDGINYSKSIYNVNIVPEKGAADKTMIKLFTQSGSENIRYTMDGSDPTASSTLYKTPFEIPEQSFILKAAAFEGDKIQSNVITGENFVNHLARGAVATLDSNTPQARIIGKLTDGVGGSRTYMDGRWLPVASANKYAVIQVSLNKSKVVEKVSMNFLQDPAESVFWPSDVVISISKDGKFFKVLQKKKIIKEHQYTGIKTVQFNIDDKNIKAVKVVAKNEGGIRAGLKWQGRIYIDEIKLE